The DNA window GTTCCACGACGATGTCCATCCCCTGTCCCTTTGTAATTCTGTCCACCTCTTCAACGACGTTGACCTCTTTGGCGTTGAGAACGATATCGGTGCCCATCTTGCGGGCGAGATCGAGTCTTTCCTCCGTTACATCGACCCCGATCACATATTCCGACCCGCTGAGCTTGGCCACCATTTGCGCATAAATGCCAATGGGTCCGCATCCGAAAACGATCACCTTCTTGCCCGCCGGCTTCGTCTTTGACAGGGCATGGACCCCGATCCCAAAAGGTTCCAGGGTAGCGCCGATCTCGTAGGAGATGGAGGAATCGAGCTTCCAGGCACAGACGGCGGGGAGGAGGGTATATTCCGAGAAGGCCCCATCCCTATGGACTCCCAGGATTTTCATCTCTTTGCAAATGTGTTGGAGGCCGGTCATGCACTGATAACAGTGGCCACAGGGGACGTGCGTTTCGGCGGCTACGCGGTCTCCCCTCTTGAAATTCGTCACTTCCTTACCCACCTCGACCACCTCGGCCGCATATTCATGGCCGAAAAGGAGAGGGAGTTTGATCCTCGATGCCGCATATTCGTTCCATTGATAGATGTGGATATCGGTGCCGCAGATCGCAGCGGCCTTTACCCTCACCAAGAGATCACGGTCTCCTATCTTTGGGACAGGGAGGTCCGTGAGCGTTGCGCCTCGGATGGGTTGGTCTTTGATGAGCGCCTTCATGCCTTGCTCCCTTCT is part of the Thermodesulfobacteriota bacterium genome and encodes:
- a CDS encoding alcohol dehydrogenase catalytic domain-containing protein, whose protein sequence is MKALIKDQPIRGATLTDLPVPKIGDRDLLVRVKAAAICGTDIHIYQWNEYAASRIKLPLLFGHEYAAEVVEVGKEVTNFKRGDRVAAETHVPCGHCYQCMTGLQHICKEMKILGVHRDGAFSEYTLLPAVCAWKLDSSISYEIGATLEPFGIGVHALSKTKPAGKKVIVFGCGPIGIYAQMVAKLSGSEYVIGVDVTEERLDLARKMGTDIVLNAKEVNVVEEVDRITKGQGMDIVVE